In Musa acuminata AAA Group cultivar baxijiao chromosome BXJ2-8, Cavendish_Baxijiao_AAA, whole genome shotgun sequence, one genomic interval encodes:
- the LOC135619405 gene encoding zinc finger CCCH domain-containing protein 15-like: MAEPGEVCNFFRKPTKNKNIRKRKTTGSDDEDGAADDAPSTGPAIVKSRKSIADNKLMFSSSSSKPSSKPSADSGGPGDPDEDAGERGSGALFQFESSKEIQVQHDSRATAVLETETEFSKDARAIRERVLKQAGDVLKGKSKAGGGDDKLYKGIHGYTDYKAGFRREQTVAGEKAGGAHGPLRASAHIRLSARFDYQPDICKDYKETGYCGYGDSCKFMHDRGDYKPGWQLEKEWEEAEKARKRGLAAGGGGGDGDDGDQEDDDDDDDSLPFACYICRQPFEDPVVTKCKHYFCEHCALKHHAKNKKCFVCNKPTLGIFNTAREIRKKMVQEK; encoded by the exons ATGGCGGAGCCTGGCGAGGTCTGCAACTTCTTCCGCAAGCCCACCAAGAACAAGAACATTCGCAAGCGCAAAACCACCGGTTCCGATGATGAAGACGGCGCCGCCGATGATGCTCCATCCACCGGCCCCGCCATCGTTAAATCCAGGAAATCGATCGCCGACAACAAGCTCATGTTCTCCTCTTCATCTTCCAAACCCTCCTCCAAGCCCTCCGCGGACAGCGGCGGTCCCGGAGACCCCGACGAGGACGCGGGGGAGCGCGGCTCCGGCGCCCTCTTCCAGTTCGAGTCTTCGAAGGAGATTCAGGTCCAGCACGACAGTCGCGCCACGGCGGTCCTCGAGACGGAGACCGAATTCTCCAAGGACGCCCGGGCCATCCGCGAGCGGGTCCTGAAGCAGGCAGGGGACGTCCTCAAGGGGAAGTCCAAAGCTGGCGGCGGTGACGACAAATTATACAAGGGGATCCACGGGTATACCGACTACAAGGCCGGGTTCCGGCGGGAGCAGACGGTGGCAGGCGAGAAGGCCGGTGGCGCCCACGGCCCGCTACGGGCTTCTGCGCACATCCGGCTGTCGGCGAGGTTCGATTACCAGCCGGACATCTGTAAGGACTATAAGGAGACGGGGTACTGCGGGTACGGAGATTCCTGCAAATTTATGCACGATAGGGGGGATTACAAGCCGGGGTGGCAGCTGGAGAAGGAGTGGGAGGAGGCTGAGAAGGCGAGGAAGAGGGGACTCGCGGCTGGGGGTGGTGGAGGAGACGGGGATGATGGTGATCAagaggatgatgatgacgatgatgattctTTGCCCTTTGCGTGCTATATATGCAGACAACCGTTTGAGGATCCAGTGGTAACCAAGTGCAAGCACTATTTTTGTGAGCATTGTGCCCTAAAG CATCATGCAAAGAACAAGAAGTGTTTTGTTTGCAATAAACCAACACTCGGCATCTTTAATACTGCTCGTGAAATACGGAAAAAGATGGTCCAGGAGAAATAA